One Nitrospirota bacterium genomic window, CATATTTGTAAATCTTTCATAGATTTCATCAAATGCCTTTGCATTTGTAATGTCAACGAAGATCCCGTTGAGAGTGTTGAGAAAGACATAGCCGGTGGTGCTGAAGATCGGCCAGTCGTCCGGCATCCTCTCCCCCCGGATCAGGATCTTTTCCCCCACGATGTAGAAGGGCTTATACTGGCCGTCCCTGGACAGTATCTCTTCATACCGCTTTATAATTTCCTTTTCATTATCAGGAGAGACATCCGGTCCGGCATGGAGATGCAGAAAACAGTTAAGCTGAAGGAGATGAAAGTACTCGACTGGGTTGTAAAGTCCGTCAGGATGATCTACCCTCAGACCGGTCACCTTACCTTCCCGGATCAGGCTGAACAGCAGACGGTGGGTCTCCTCGAATATCCCGGGGCTCTCCACCCGTATCGCACCGAGCTCATTGATGTCAAAGAACCTCCTGTAGTTGATCTCCTCAGTGGCCACACGCCAGAAGGAGAGGCGGTATGTCTGCCTGGACAAAAGATTGTCGAGAAGGTCAAAGGAGCGAGGGTTCCCTTTCGTCCCATTAAAGAACTTCACATTGTCATCTATAAAAGACCGGATTTCGGGACTCGCATTGTAGAGGTTCCACAAGCGTTTTTTTATAATCTCCTTCTCCCGGTAACGTTCTTCAATCTTTTCCCGGTTCGTTTCCGTATAAGGGGGGAGATAGTTCAGGGCGGTAATAATACTCAGTAGCTCTTGAAGATGTGGATCTTCAGGCGAAAGGAGCCTCTCCAGGTCATCAATCCGGTGTTGCAGTATGTCTGTATAGGTCTTTGGAATGATAGGGAACCTGTGATCATAGTAGGTAATGAAAAAGGTTCCCCGATCGAAAGTGATCTGTAATTCCTGGTTTTCCAGGACGATCCCGTACTGATCTCCCAGTATGGGAATGAGTATCTTGTCCTTGAGCTCTTTTTTCACCGGTTCCCAGTCAATATCAAAGAAATCGGCATAGATTGAGCTGGGGCCGTTTTCAAGGACATCCATCCACCATACATTCTCGCGGCTTGCAACACACATATGGTTCGGAACGATGTCGAGGAGCTGCCCCATTCCATATCTCCGGAGCACCTGAATCATCTTGCCATATTCCCCCTCTGTCCCTATCTCAGGATTCAGCGTATTATGGTCAACGATATCGTAGCCGTGGAGGCTCCCCTCCTTTGCCTTGAAATAAGGAGAGGCGTAGATGTCCCCAATGCCGAGGTTGTGGAGATAGGAGATGATTGCCCTGGCATCAGAGAACCTGAAACGGGAATTGAACTGCAATCTGTATGTGGAAACAGGTATTCTTGCTTTTAAAAAGCGATTGGACAATATAACTGCCTCCCGTTCCTCAGGACATCCTGTAGAGGACAAAACTATGAGGGTGTAAACTTACAGATGTTTTTGTGGAAAAAGATTCTGTCTTGTGTCCCGATGCACTAACCGGTCCATCCCATTCCTCTGATGAAGAATCTATTATCTTATCCCATATTCCTCGAGGGAGTGTCAACCCGATTTTTTCCTCTTTATCGCCGAAGTTATAAAGACAGAAAACATGTTCCCTTTCAAACCATCTCCTCACATATAATACTTTTTCCCCTTCAAAGGATTTTATATCCATATTTCCCTTGATGAGATTTGAAAGGGAGGGGATTTCCCTTCGAAGACGGATCAATTCCCTGTAAAACTTGAAGAGGATATGATGTATTCCATGCTGGTGGAGGCTAAGATTTATCTTTGATCTTAAAAAGGTACCTTCGGCCTGAGGGTCTGGAATTTCTCCTTCCCACTCAAAAGAGGCGAACTCCTCTTTTCTACCTTTTCTGACTGCATTGATTAACGATTCGTCAGAATGGCTCACAAAATACTGAAATGGTGCCGTCTCTCCGTACTCCTCCCCCATGAATAAAAGAGGAATATAAGGGGAAAGGATAACAACTCCTGCTGCAAGTTTGAGTTTTTCGAAGGATTGCGTCTGACTCAACCTGTCTCCGGTCATCCTGTTCCCGACCTGATCGTGGTTCTGAGAAAAGACAATGAATTGATGCGCAGGTCTATCCGTTGAAAAGCTGCCATGCCTCCGTTTTCTGAACTTCGAATATTGACCTGAGTAGACAAAACCCTCACGGAATGCCTTTTCCAGATGCGATATCTTACCGAAATCCTCATAATATCCAGTCCTTTCGCCAGACAGCAGTGAATGGAGTGCATGATGGAAGTCGTCATTCCATTGGGCATCGAGACCATACCCGCCAATTTCCAAGGGATTGATCACCCTCACATCATTCAGGTCACTCTCCGGGATCACGTATATCTTTCTACCCAGTACCTCAGCCTGTTTGTGTAGCGCTTCCCCGATGTCCTCTAAAAAATGTCTCGCACTAAAATCAAATATGCCATGAATAGCATCAATCCTGAGGGCATCAATATGATACTCCGCTATCCAGTAGAGGGCGTTGTCTATAAAGAATTTTCGAACCTCATCACTGTATGGCCCGTCAAAATTAATGGCCTCCCCCCAGGGGGTCCTGTATTTATCCGTAAAGTAATATCCATAATCATGAAGATAATTCCCCTCAGGACCAAGATGGTTGTAAACTACATCGAGAATAATAGCCAGACCTTTTCTATGGCATTCATTGACCAGGCCCTTCAGTCCATCGGGCCCGCCATAAGAATTATGTGTGGCAAAGAGATAGACGCCATCATAGCCCCAGTTTCTACCGCCGGGAAATTGCGCCACCGGCATGAGTTCTATCGCGGTTATCCCAAGATCCTTTAGATAATCAAGATGAGAAATAACCGATTCAAAGGTCCCCTCTTCTGTAAAAGTACCCACATGCAGCTCATAGACGACATAATCCATAAGAGAAATCCCTTGCCAATTGTCATCTTTCCATTGAAACTCAGCAGGGTCTATGACCTGTGAAGGACCGTGTACACCGCGAGGTTGAAGTCTCGATGCAGGGTCAGGACGTTCCCTCTGATTATTAAGGAGATAAAAGTAGAGGTCGCCATGAGATGTATCATCGGCCATCACGGAAAAGTAGCCCCGATCTTCCCTTTCCATAGGAAGATCTCTTGTCCCTCTTTCAGAGATGAGTCGAACCGAGAGATTCTGTAATCCGGGTGCCCAGACCCTGAAGCAAACCTTCCCCTGCTCAAGTACCGTTGCACCGATATCTAATTGCCACTGATGCATCTGATCAAATTGCCCTTTTAGAGTCTGCATCGAACAGGAGGATCTTCTCCAGCGGTAAATTTATATAAGCCCTGCTGCCTGGTTTCAGGCCCGCATCCACTTCTGATTTTCCTTTGACTTTAACATTATTCCAACTCACATCAATCCAGTTAAATGAACCTGCAGGCTCTATCAGTACGACTGGAACTTCAATTGAATCATCTGATTTTACAGGGGAAATCAATACATCTTCCGGTCTTATTCCAATTATCAATCCTTCTCTATTCTCCCTGGACAATGGGGGGAGCAAATCTTTCTGCCTGTATTCCCATGCTGAAGAAGGGATAAAATTCATGGGGGGACTCCCGATGAAACCGGCGACAAATGTATTGGAAGGCTTCAGATAGACCTCGGGAGGTGTGCCGCACTGCTGGACCTCTCCTTTATGGACTACAGCTATCCTCTCCGAGAGACTCAATGCCTCTGCCTGGTCATGGGTTACATAGATGGTGGTTATCTTTAACTCCTGATGGAGCCTCTTTAACTCCGCTCTCATCTCAACCCTGAGTCTCGCATCGAGGTTTGACAGGGGTTCGTCCATAAGAAACACCTTCGGCCTCCGGATAATGGCCCTTCCGAGCGCTACTCTCTGTCTCTGCCCCCCCGAAAGCTCTCCCGGTTTTCGATACAGCATCTCTTCAAGCCCCAGAAGGAGCGCGATTCTTTTCACTTCCTCCGCAATCGTTGTGCTCATGACCTTCTTCATCTGGAGAGGGAAAGCCATGTTTTCATAGACCGTCATGTGAGGATAAAGGGCATAACTCTGGAAGACCATCGCCACATCCCGCTCTTTTGGTGAGAGATCGTTGACCACCTGATTATCAAAATAGAGTCTCCCTTCCGTCACCATCTCAAGCCCTGCGAGCATGTTCAGGATCGTGGATTTCCCGCACCCGCTCGGACCGACAAAGGTGAAGAACTCTCCGTCCTTAATAGTCAGATCAAGCCCTTCGATCACCGGACTGTCTTTGAATTGTTTTTTTACGCCTTCAAATCTAATCTCAGCCATATATGGTCATTCACACTTATGGTATATTTCTGATCTGCATCTTAACCCTTCACAGCCCCTGCGGTCAATCCTTCAATGATCCTCCTGTGGAATAGAAAGACAAGTAATATTAAAGGGATGGTCACCACGATCGAGGCGGCAGCTATATCCCCCCAGGGGATTTCATGAAGCCCGGGAAACATGGCGATCCCTACTGGTATCGTCCTTGACACCTGTGTGGATGTGAATGTCAGGGCAAAGAGAAACTCATTCCATGAGAATATGAACACCAGGATTGCAGTTGAATAGAATCCCGGCGCCGACAGGGGGAGCATGATCTTGTAGAACGCCTGAAAAGTGGTGCATCCGTCAACCCTTGCGGCGAGGTAGATCTCATTGGGTATCTCTCTGAAGAAATTGGTCAGAATCCATATTGTAAGGGGGAGCGAGAAGGTGGTATAGGTCATGATGAGGGCCCACCATGTGTCCCTCAATCCGAGGGCGCGGATGATAATATAAAGCGGGCTGACCGTTGCAATGGGAGGAAACATGGATACCGACAGGACAAAGCCGAGGATCAGTGTCTTATACCGTATCCTGAGCTTTGCCAGTCCGAATGCGGCCAGTGAACCTATGATGAGCGAAAGGACCGTGGTAGAGGATGAGACCACGGCACTATTCAAAATGATCCTGAAGAAGGGATGTCCCTCAAAGATAGACATGTAGTGCATTACTGCAGGATGTTCAGGGAAGATTGGAGGAATCGTTGTCAATTCCACATCCGGCTTGAGGCTGGTTATAAGCTGCCATAAAAAGGGGCCGGAACAATAGAGAACAAGAGATATGAGAAGGATATAAAAACCGGTTTTTTTAATCATGAAGAGTCCTCTTAATCCCCCTGCTCAACAATCTGATATAAAAGATACTGATACCCCCTGTGCATAGAAAGACAACCACTGAAAGGGTCGAACCATAACCGAACTGAAGGGTTTGAAACAGGACTTTGTAGGCATAGATGGATAGTGTCTCTGTGGTATTTGCAGGCCCTCCACCCGTGAGCACATAAATCGCATCGAAGACCCTGAAGGCATCAAGTGTCCTGAAGATCAGGACTACGAGGATAACGGGTTTGAGGAGCGGCAAAGTGATCCGCCTGAAGATCGCCAGGCCTCCGGCCCCATCTACCCGCGCCGCCTGACAGATATCCTTTGGAATCACTTGTAAACCCGCCATCAGGAGGATGGCTACGAAGGGTGTCGTCTTCCAGACATCCATGAAAACCGCTGCATTCAACGCCCAGAAGGGGCTTCCGAGCCAGTTTATCTTTGAACCAATAAGATAGTTCAGGATGCCGAAATCGGTATTGTATATCCATTCCCACATCCTCGCAGATACAACGGTGGGGATGGCCCATGGGATGAGGACGACAGCCCTTATCCATCCCCTGAACCTGAATGGTCTGTTTAAAAGCACTGCGACACATAGACCGAACAAAAGCTCCAGTGAAACCGAGAGGGATGTGAAATAAACCGTATTTTTCAGGGCATTCCAGAACCGGTCATCACTGAAAAGAAACAGGTAATTATCAAGTCCGATAAATCGTGAAATATCAAAGATAAGGAGCCTCCTGTAGAGGCTCAGATAAAGGACATAAGAGACCGGGTAGATCGTGACAAAGGTCAAGAGGACCAATGCCGGTATCACATAGCGGTTTCCACTTTCCCTCTCTGTCATTGCTCCACCTGTAGGATAAATTCGATCTGCCGGTGTGCAGAAGATAGAGCCTCCTCCGATGTCTTTATCCCGGAAAGGGCGGCGCTGAATTCAGGCTGCATGACCTGGCTGATCATCATGTAGTAGGGGGACACCGGCCTTGGCCGCGCCTTCATGAAGATATCATAAAGATTTACGATAAAGGGTTGTTCCCTCACGAGGTACGGGTCATGATACAGGGATTTCCTTGTCGGCTTGTATCCTATTGTCAGGGCGAGTTGCTTCTGTATCTCCGGGGATGTCAGAAAGGCGATCAATTTCTCTGCGGCCTCCGGATTTCTGGTGTACCTGTTTATCCCGAGTTGCCATCCACCGAGGGTAGATGCAGAATCTTTCCCTGGAAAGGCCGGCAGCGCTGAGACGCCGACCTTTCCTCTAACAGGGGATCCTTCCCTCTCAAAGATATTCCAGGCATAGGGCCAGTTCCTCATGAAGACCGCCCTGCCAGTGCCGAATATATGCCTTGTCGGCTCTTCTATGGCGGTTGCCACCAGGGGGGGCGTTACTTCGTATTCTACAATCAAGTCCCGCATAAACTTTAGAGCCTCAACATTTTCAGGGGTGTTGATAACGGACCTTCCGTCTTCCAATATGTCACCACCGTTGCCCCAGATATACTCAAGGACATTGCAGACCAGCCCTTCATACTGTTTCCCCTGCCAGATAAAGCCATACACACCCCTTTCCCTTTCCGAGATATGTTGGGCAATCCTGATTAGCTCCTGCCAGGTCTCAGGCGGTCTGAACCCATGTTTTTCGAGGAGATCTTTCCGGTAGTATAAAAGGCCCGCATCGATATACCAGGGGATTGCATAGATTTTATCCCTGTAAGTCACTGCCTGCATGGGGCCCTGGAAAAAGTCTTTCCCCTCCCCAGCCTGGAGTAGATGGCTCAGATCTCTTAACCAGCCTGCCCTGGCGAATTCAGGCACCCAGATGACATCCATGCTGAAGACATCGAAATCAGAGCTTCTACCCTCAAGATTGATGACATAGAATTGATGCTGTTCGTCTGTAGATGCAGGGAGGGTCTCATCTTTCACCTTTATCCCGGGATTTTCTGATTCAAAGCGCTCTATGATCTGCCTGAACTGCTGAGGGTCGCCGGCAATTTTGCCATGCTTGAAAACAATGACCGCCGGCCTCTCTTTATCTTTTTCCGGTCGGGTACAGGCGCCGGAAAAGAATAGCGACAGGAGTAGAACCGGTATGAGAACTCTGTGTACAGCTGATATCAAAGTTCGAGAATACCCCTCCCTTTATTTTCCAGGGAGTACCAGACAGCGAGATAATCCCTTATTTGTTTCGTTATGAGAAAATTAGTCCTCACATATTCCCTGCCCCTTTCCCCCATTCCCCTGGCCAATTCCGGATTGTTAAGGACCTGCCTGATCCGGAATGCAGCCCCTTCTATCGAATGGACGAGGAAACCCGTAACCCCATGGATGATCTGAAGGGGAATTCCACCCACGGCCCCTCCGATAACGGGTTTCCCCTTCCACATTGCCTCCGATACAGTCAGGCCAAACCCCTCTTTCAGGGACTTTTGAAGTACCACTGTGGCTGCTCGCTGGAGGGCATTGATATCCCTGTCACTGAAGGGAGGAAGAAGAAGGATATAAATATCAGGGTCACCAGCCGCAAACTCCTTCACTTCATTTAAGACCATCTCCCCCTCGGGGTCATCTGTTGCGGGACTCCCTGCTATGATGAGGATGGAGTCGTTATATTTCCGGACCATCCTGAATGCGTTGATCAAGCCGACGGGATCCTTGAAGCGGTCAAACCGTGAGACCTGGAGTATTGCCGGCCTGTCTGCCGGTAAATTGAACCTTGCCAGGACACCACTGACTTCCTGATCTGTCAATTCCCTGTTTTTTTCACTCAGGGGATCGATAGAGGGAGGGATGATAAATTCATCAGTGCCGAGGGCCCTCGCAAATCTTGCTACGGAAAATATCGCCGAATCATACTTTCTGCAATATTTTGTAAGATAATCACAGACATCTTTCTGGGGGTTCGACAGATCAATGTGGCATCTCCATATCCATTTGCCATTTTTCCTGAACTCAACGAGAGGGAAAGGCTGGGGGTCATGGATGAACAGGGCATCCGCCTGGAGACCGAGCCTTTCCGCATACCTCCTGTTGGTCTCAAAATGATACCCCCACATCTCAGGGGTGATCTTCTCAGGATTTCCCTGAAGGGCGTTGTGGATCTTTTTTGTGATATCGAAAAATTTTGAATCCCCTTCGATGACCTCCCACCTTGCATCAATTCCGATTCCCTTGAGGAAGGGAATCATCCTGTTTAATATCTCAGCCACCCCGCCTCCCGAACGGGTTGAGTTGATGTGCAGAAAGGACCTGCCAGCCAGCTTTTCGCTAAGTTTCCGTAATAACAATAGATCTCCTTTAGGGGCTATTCCTGCATATTGATTGATCATCACTCACCCCCCCGGAATTCCATCTCATCTCTTAATTCTTCTTCAATCACTTTTATGATACGTTCCCGAATTCCTTCTAAACTATAAATGAAAAGGTCAATCGCCCTGATCCTTTCCGCCAGTTCGCGTTTCCTCAGGGCCTCTTCCACCCATCGCGAAAAGTCGTCTGTCCCGTCGCCGAGACGGACACGCGCCTCATAGAAGTGATAGTATATGGAACTGGAATCAATATATTTCAGTGCTATAAGAAACTCTGCGAGATTCCTGGCCCTTACCCCGGCAGAGAATATAAACGTGACAGCCTCATTAAAATAAAACTCATTCCCGGATATGGCCTCTCTGGGCTCTGGAAAGACACTAACATAGCCGTTTATAACCCGGAGTAGTTCCAACCTTAAATCATCAATCTCTCCGAATTCATAGGAATCTACATTGGACAGATGTTCCGCAAGCGCTCTCTCTTCCAGGCTTTCTCCCGCCCATTGGGCAAAGTCATTGGTATATTCCAGTATGTGACCCTTTAAAAAATATTGACAGGTATGATGAAATAGAGAATCATCACTAATCTTAGCAATCATATCCCTCAGTTCAAGCAGATTTCTTGCCTTCATTCCTGTAGATTTGATAATGCCCGTACACTGCCTGAACTCAAAGGGTTTTATTCCTTCTCCCATCTTTTTTCCTCCCTCAGATAGACCGTTCTGTGAGGGAACGGTATCTCGATACCTTCCTCATTAAACCTCTTGAATATTCTCTTTCTCAGCTCATGCTGAACGAGGTACTGATCCACAAACTCCTTCACCTGACAGATAAGGGTGAAGTCGAGCGAGCTTTCCCCGAAGCCAGGGATAAAGCGAACAAAAGGCGGTGGATCCCCGAGGAGACCCGGTATTTTCCCGATTGCATTTTGTGCCTCTTCGACAAGAATTTTCTCCACTTTTTCCGGATCAGCAGAGTAACTGACGCCGATAGGAATCAGGAGGGACATCCTCTTTTCAGGGAGATAATAGTTGGTCACGATACTCTGGGCAAGCTTGTTATTCGGGATGATGACCATGTTGTTCGGCAGCATCTTTATCCGTGTCGTCCTCCATGTGATATCTTCGACATATCCCTCCTGTCCAGTCTCAAGCCTTACAAAGTCTCCAACCCGTATCGATTTTTCCACAAGTATATGGATCCCGGCGAATAAGTTAGAAAGGGTATCCTGCAGTGCAAGAGCAACAGCAAGACCTCCGACACCAAGTGCGGTAATAATGGGCGTTATGGAGATGCCGACGACACTGAGGGCTATCAGGAGCCCCAGGACAAGTATTGTCCCCTTGAGAATCCCATATGCAAGCCCTGTCGTCGGGATGGGGAGATTGATCCTTTGAACATAATTCGTAAATATCTTCCCGGAGAGATTGGCGGATGCAACGGCGATCGAGAGGATGACAATGACATGGATCGTCTTGCTGATATAAAACGTATACTTGTCCGGAAGATCGGACATCGCCACACCGATATACAACCCGATGGCAATACACCAGTAGATGGAGGATGTCTTGACGGACCGGATAATGATGTCATCAATATCTGTATCTGTACCGGATGCCCATCTGTGGAGAACCTTGAAGGCAATCCCTCTCACGATAAACAGGATGACCGTCGAGATAACAAAGACGACAAGTGGGAATAAGATGTGTCCGAATCTGGATATCATCATTACCCTTCCTTTCTATTATGATATTTGCAATCTCTTTTCTACCAGGAATACACCCAGAGTCATGATGATATTCGTAAGAACAATGACAGCAAAGGTATAGTCGATAAAGTTTTCACTTCCCCGGATGTTCGCTGCAGCAGGAAGTGTGGCAAGTACGGCCGATGCAAGACCTCGGGGCAACATGGACATCATCACAAACCGGTCAGCTCTTTTCGAATGGTAGACAAGAACAGTCAGACCTACGCCGAAGTATCTTATAATAAGAATAATCAAAAGGAGGGAAAAACTCAAGGTTATAAAATTGAAGTCTATAAAATTGAAAGATATCATCATACCCATGTATACAAAGAAAAAGGTTCTGATAAAAAAGGTTACTTCACCATGAAGGAATTTGATGGCTTCATCCACCAGGACACAGGTTCTCAATTTCAGGAATTTAGCAAAATCACTACAATTCCCCAGGATAAGACCGAATATGAGGATTGAAATAGGGCCGCTTCCTCCCAGAAAATTCACCGTTGCAAATATGATCAACATTGCGGCAAGAGTAGTCATATAGGAGTATTTGCGGCCTCTGAAGAAATCGAGGATCTTCAACCAGAGT contains:
- a CDS encoding mechanosensitive ion channel family protein, which codes for MISRFGHILFPLVVFVISTVILFIVRGIAFKVLHRWASGTDTDIDDIIIRSVKTSSIYWCIAIGLYIGVAMSDLPDKYTFYISKTIHVIVILSIAVASANLSGKIFTNYVQRINLPIPTTGLAYGILKGTILVLGLLIALSVVGISITPIITALGVGGLAVALALQDTLSNLFAGIHILVEKSIRVGDFVRLETGQEGYVEDITWRTTRIKMLPNNMVIIPNNKLAQSIVTNYYLPEKRMSLLIPIGVSYSADPEKVEKILVEEAQNAIGKIPGLLGDPPPFVRFIPGFGESSLDFTLICQVKEFVDQYLVQHELRKRIFKRFNEEGIEIPFPHRTVYLREEKRWEKE
- a CDS encoding carbohydrate ABC transporter permease produces the protein MIKKTGFYILLISLVLYCSGPFLWQLITSLKPDVELTTIPPIFPEHPAVMHYMSIFEGHPFFRIILNSAVVSSSTTVLSLIIGSLAAFGLAKLRIRYKTLILGFVLSVSMFPPIATVSPLYIIIRALGLRDTWWALIMTYTTFSLPLTIWILTNFFREIPNEIYLAARVDGCTTFQAFYKIMLPLSAPGFYSTAILVFIFSWNEFLFALTFTSTQVSRTIPVGIAMFPGLHEIPWGDIAAASIVVTIPLILLVFLFHRRIIEGLTAGAVKG
- a CDS encoding ABC transporter substrate-binding protein, with protein sequence MISAVHRVLIPVLLLSLFFSGACTRPEKDKERPAVIVFKHGKIAGDPQQFRQIIERFESENPGIKVKDETLPASTDEQHQFYVINLEGRSSDFDVFSMDVIWVPEFARAGWLRDLSHLLQAGEGKDFFQGPMQAVTYRDKIYAIPWYIDAGLLYYRKDLLEKHGFRPPETWQELIRIAQHISERERGVYGFIWQGKQYEGLVCNVLEYIWGNGGDILEDGRSVINTPENVEALKFMRDLIVEYEVTPPLVATAIEEPTRHIFGTGRAVFMRNWPYAWNIFEREGSPVRGKVGVSALPAFPGKDSASTLGGWQLGINRYTRNPEAAEKLIAFLTSPEIQKQLALTIGYKPTRKSLYHDPYLVREQPFIVNLYDIFMKARPRPVSPYYMMISQVMQPEFSAALSGIKTSEEALSSAHRQIEFILQVEQ
- a CDS encoding sugar ABC transporter permease produces the protein MTERESGNRYVIPALVLLTFVTIYPVSYVLYLSLYRRLLIFDISRFIGLDNYLFLFSDDRFWNALKNTVYFTSLSVSLELLFGLCVAVLLNRPFRFRGWIRAVVLIPWAIPTVVSARMWEWIYNTDFGILNYLIGSKINWLGSPFWALNAAVFMDVWKTTPFVAILLMAGLQVIPKDICQAARVDGAGGLAIFRRITLPLLKPVILVVLIFRTLDAFRVFDAIYVLTGGGPANTTETLSIYAYKVLFQTLQFGYGSTLSVVVFLCTGGISIFYIRLLSRGIKRTLHD
- a CDS encoding ABC transporter ATP-binding protein, producing the protein MAEIRFEGVKKQFKDSPVIEGLDLTIKDGEFFTFVGPSGCGKSTILNMLAGLEMVTEGRLYFDNQVVNDLSPKERDVAMVFQSYALYPHMTVYENMAFPLQMKKVMSTTIAEEVKRIALLLGLEEMLYRKPGELSGGQRQRVALGRAIIRRPKVFLMDEPLSNLDARLRVEMRAELKRLHQELKITTIYVTHDQAEALSLSERIAVVHKGEVQQCGTPPEVYLKPSNTFVAGFIGSPPMNFIPSSAWEYRQKDLLPPLSRENREGLIIGIRPEDVLISPVKSDDSIEVPVVLIEPAGSFNWIDVSWNNVKVKGKSEVDAGLKPGSRAYINLPLEKILLFDADSKRAI
- a CDS encoding glycosyltransferase is translated as MINQYAGIAPKGDLLLLRKLSEKLAGRSFLHINSTRSGGGVAEILNRMIPFLKGIGIDARWEVIEGDSKFFDITKKIHNALQGNPEKITPEMWGYHFETNRRYAERLGLQADALFIHDPQPFPLVEFRKNGKWIWRCHIDLSNPQKDVCDYLTKYCRKYDSAIFSVARFARALGTDEFIIPPSIDPLSEKNRELTDQEVSGVLARFNLPADRPAILQVSRFDRFKDPVGLINAFRMVRKYNDSILIIAGSPATDDPEGEMVLNEVKEFAAGDPDIYILLLPPFSDRDINALQRAATVVLQKSLKEGFGLTVSEAMWKGKPVIGGAVGGIPLQIIHGVTGFLVHSIEGAAFRIRQVLNNPELARGMGERGREYVRTNFLITKQIRDYLAVWYSLENKGRGILEL
- the treZ gene encoding malto-oligosyltrehalose trehalohydrolase — its product is MHQWQLDIGATVLEQGKVCFRVWAPGLQNLSVRLISERGTRDLPMEREDRGYFSVMADDTSHGDLYFYLLNNQRERPDPASRLQPRGVHGPSQVIDPAEFQWKDDNWQGISLMDYVVYELHVGTFTEEGTFESVISHLDYLKDLGITAIELMPVAQFPGGRNWGYDGVYLFATHNSYGGPDGLKGLVNECHRKGLAIILDVVYNHLGPEGNYLHDYGYYFTDKYRTPWGEAINFDGPYSDEVRKFFIDNALYWIAEYHIDALRIDAIHGIFDFSARHFLEDIGEALHKQAEVLGRKIYVIPESDLNDVRVINPLEIGGYGLDAQWNDDFHHALHSLLSGERTGYYEDFGKISHLEKAFREGFVYSGQYSKFRKRRHGSFSTDRPAHQFIVFSQNHDQVGNRMTGDRLSQTQSFEKLKLAAGVVILSPYIPLLFMGEEYGETAPFQYFVSHSDESLINAVRKGRKEEFASFEWEGEIPDPQAEGTFLRSKINLSLHQHGIHHILFKFYRELIRLRREIPSLSNLIKGNMDIKSFEGEKVLYVRRWFEREHVFCLYNFGDKEEKIGLTLPRGIWDKIIDSSSEEWDGPVSASGHKTESFSTKTSVSLHPHSFVLYRMS